The nucleotide window CTCCATCCGCGCGGCTTCGTAGACGTCGGTCGGCACCTGCTGCAGTGCCGCCAGGAAGAAGATCATGAAGAAGCCAGACTCCTTCCACACCGTCACCGCCATCAGCGATGCCAGCGCCGTATCGGGATCGCCCAGCCAGTTCGTGCTGCCGAAGCCGAACAGCCCGGCGATCTGGTCAAGCAGGCCATAACCCGGCGTGTAGAAGAACAGCCAGATATTGGCCGCTGCGATCATCGGCAGGATGGTCGGGGTGAAGAAGGCAAGCCGCAGAAAACCGCGTCCGGGGATGCGCCCGTTGACCCAGAGCGCCATGACCAGCGAAAGCGCGATCGCCACCGGCACGGTGATCAGCGCATAGATGAGGTTGTTGACGAAAGCCTGCCAGAAAATCGGATCGGCCAACATCCGGTTATATTGGGCAATCCCGATGAAATGCGCCGGGCGCGCGCCGCGCGGGGTCGAATAGAACCCTTCGATGAAGGTGGCGACGGCCGGAATATGGGTGAAGACGGCCAGTAGGACGACCGCCGGCAGAACCATCAGCCAGGCCCGGACATGAATATTGTCGAATAGAGCTTTCATCGCGCCACGAATGTTTGCGGGAAACCGGCACCCGTATCGGGCACCGGTTCCTGTTGATTGCTGTGACCGTCAGTTCTGGTAGGAGGCGAGGATGCCTTCAGCCGTCTTCTGTGCCTGATCGAGCGCCGGCT belongs to Neorhizobium sp. NCHU2750 and includes:
- a CDS encoding sugar ABC transporter permease — protein: MKALFDNIHVRAWLMVLPAVVLLAVFTHIPAVATFIEGFYSTPRGARPAHFIGIAQYNRMLADPIFWQAFVNNLIYALITVPVAIALSLVMALWVNGRIPGRGFLRLAFFTPTILPMIAAANIWLFFYTPGYGLLDQIAGLFGFGSTNWLGDPDTALASLMAVTVWKESGFFMIFFLAALQQVPTDVYEAARMENAGRWQIFRRITWPLVMPTTLFVAINALINAFRIVDQVIAMTGGGPNNSTSLLLYYIYQVAFSFWDSSYAAALSSVLLIVLALIACLQFFLLDRKIHYR